AATGCAACCATTGTCATCCTTGGACCACATGCTATAATGCTTGAGCGTGATGCCATAAATAGACCTAAGTTCCAATCATGAAATAAACAAGACAATTTTTGTtcgaatttaattttgatatgctGTTTGTATAAAACAGTTTTACATTCAATCATATAAAGTCacatcaacaaaaataattattttttacattaattacgtgaataattataaaaaaataatataattaaataattatataaaatattttatatgatCAGTGTATCAAATTAAGCAAAAAATATTACATTGATCATGAAGTTCATACTAAATAAATGTCTCAAATattattatgcttttaaaaaatgtttgaaTTTAAGtttaaagggaaaaaaaaacTCTTACCTAAGCTGAATGCTGCCATACCTAGACCCCCATTGGATAATATTGTTATTGATTGATTAATAACATCTGGTAGATTCACTCCCCACCTGGAACAGAATTTCACAGTTACCctaatttaatttatgtctAATGATAAATGATCAATGAACATAGAAAAATCTTCAACTTTATGGTGAGTAAGTTAGACAAATATTCTGTCTATTCCACTCTAATAATTCATTTTAACCTTTTCTAATTTCTTACATGCAtgtttataaattaatatatatggatatgaatttattaatgtataaaaaaaatcagagtGATTTATAATGCAATTAATTACCTGAAGTGTATGCATGACCAAATAAGACCAATTAAAGTTGCATGGGTATTAGGGTTTGTGATTAACTCCCTTCCCACTGTCATAAGAATCAAcattatcttcttttttctgTCCCTCCCAGCAGGTGCTGCttcttcatcttcctcttcctcttcttttggTTGTAATTCCTGAGAATTCTCTGTTTCTCCTTTAAGCAGAAAACAAGAAGGGAGAGAAAGCAGAAAAGAAATTATACCACTTTCATtgcacaaaataaaataaaataaaatgtataatCATAATATAATATTACTTATGGGAataattttgtaacaaaatttttgtACCATAAAATAACTTCATGTTTGACTGCAGAGACAATAGGGTAATTTATAAACATTGATTCTATTTTAGAGGAATAAGTCTTCAAACAGAATctaattgagaaaaaaaataaaatttcatatgtaattatttttatataaaattattaaattatttaatctatttaattaaattattatttaataatttttaactattaatttcacaaaaaaaataactatacgTAAGTATTCATCTAAAAAAATagacaagaaaaaaaaacttaagAAACAAATAGTTTTGCCTTTGGCCCCACTTTTGTTTTAATAGGTTACTTCAGTTGACTGAACAAGAATAAATTATCAAAGTTGCCTATgcttaaatataaaaaaaaaaaaaacataaaggAAGGGTATATGAAATATGAAATCTCAAATAAAACAAAGTCAGTTTTGGATTTAGGCTTTGCTAGGTATGAGTGACAATGACAAAGGtgaaaaatattaacaaatgaaaatatttttttgtttgggtatctttttaattgttattttaaatcttaccatcaaatttttaaatttcattGATTAAATAATGTAAATTAATATCATCGAACTGTGCTACTATCTTAAAACTCAAAAAAGagtctgaaaaaaaaaaaacatcaaaacacaaagtagcCAAATTTAAGCGGCAAATTAAATACCTATGGGttgtgatggtggtggtggtggtggggtGTCAGGCATGGTCCTGGCCGGAATGGCGGCATCGAGTTCATGAAGAAACAAGAGCAAATTATACCAGATGAGGCTCTGAAGGACAATAATCtgtggaagaagaagagcagCATCATCTCTATACATAGCCTTCATGAGAGGAATCCCAAGGATCAAAGTGTTGGGAAGTGTTGACAATGAAAGACCAGTTATGATCCACTTTAACCCTCCTCTGCCACTAACCTTAATGATTATTGTTAATGccaaaaatgcaagaaatttcTGAACAAAATCAGCATACATTAGCTTCAGGCTCATCTTGTAGAAGTTGTTGGAAGAAATAACTTGAAATGATAACAAGGGCACTGAGAATTTTGCAACAAATTTGTTTATCCCTGAGCATTGTTCTGGAGTGAAGATTTTCCACCATTTAACAGAAACATAGGCTAATATCATAGTAACATATAATGGGACAGTGGCTGTTATTACATGATAAACATCTTCTAAGGAAAtcatgttgatgatgatgatgtctTAACTGTTTGAAATATGTTAGGACATATATAAACCTTAATAATAAGCTATCTAACATTGC
This sequence is a window from Arachis stenosperma cultivar V10309 chromosome 10, arast.V10309.gnm1.PFL2, whole genome shotgun sequence. Protein-coding genes within it:
- the LOC130956433 gene encoding probable auxin efflux carrier component 8 translates to MISLEDVYHVITATVPLYVTMILAYVSVKWWKIFTPEQCSGINKFVAKFSVPLLSFQVISSNNFYKMSLKLMYADFVQKFLAFLALTIIIKVSGRGGLKWIITGLSLSTLPNTLILGIPLMKAMYRDDAALLLPQIIVLQSLIWYNLLLFLHELDAAIPARTMPDTPPPPPPSQPIGETENSQELQPKEEEEEDEEAAPAGRDRKKKIMLILMTVGRELITNPNTHATLIGLIWSCIHFRWGVNLPDVINQSITILSNGGLGMAAFSLGLFMASRSSIIACGPRMTMVALGLKFLAGPALMALASLMIGLKGTSLKVAIVQAALPQGIVPFVFAKEYNVNPSVLSTGVLLGMLVALPVALTYYLMLSL